A section of the Elizabethkingia anophelis R26 genome encodes:
- a CDS encoding fimbrillin family protein: MGKNQLLGLSTAFALALLVQSCKNDDYRDQGPGMGGNGKAQFTSSIGGTPATRVTGNTWDSKDAIGVFMKQGTGLSNVLASNKKYTTEGNGNFSGDGSEVINYPDTGSVDFIAYYPYTANLSGTTLPVSVATQTNLSAIDVLYSNNATGLNKASGTANLNFAHKLAKIEFTVKAGNGVADVNGLSVAYKNVNTTASLDLATGTLSGAATPKDVTAKTTAKAPGQFVEAILLPGDYSAKTVVFTLASGTYTWTLPANTTFDVNKKYTFDITLQTSSTGNQVAVTGAGTITDWTNVPGGSVNVDKDGGTDPGTGPGPNPGTGTEQTLFLETFGGSGTISNTPIASFTGWDNQNVTFTDSFGTASVRSAGTVAQAHNIWFPAANGTTVTGAALKIDGINTNGATKLKLTFDMLSNVTGAGKTFDLNAMTFKYNGITYTIPSTISTDNKTYYPITIDLSSATASATGTLEFITGSTNTVGMRVLNIKLVGTK; encoded by the coding sequence ATGGGAAAAAATCAACTTTTGGGGCTAAGCACAGCTTTTGCCCTGGCACTTCTTGTGCAATCATGTAAGAATGATGACTATCGTGATCAGGGTCCGGGAATGGGAGGAAATGGGAAAGCTCAGTTTACTTCTTCTATCGGAGGAACCCCTGCAACACGTGTAACAGGTAATACCTGGGATAGTAAAGATGCTATTGGTGTTTTTATGAAGCAAGGAACTGGTTTATCCAATGTTTTGGCTTCAAATAAAAAATATACAACAGAAGGGAATGGTAATTTCTCCGGAGACGGATCAGAAGTTATCAACTACCCTGATACAGGATCAGTAGACTTTATAGCATACTATCCGTATACTGCAAACTTATCAGGTACTACATTGCCTGTTTCTGTTGCTACACAAACTAATCTTTCTGCTATCGATGTATTGTATTCCAACAATGCAACAGGTTTAAACAAAGCTTCAGGAACAGCTAACCTGAACTTCGCTCACAAATTAGCTAAAATTGAGTTTACAGTTAAAGCCGGAAACGGAGTAGCAGATGTTAATGGACTATCTGTGGCTTACAAAAATGTAAACACAACAGCTTCATTAGATCTTGCAACAGGAACATTAAGTGGTGCTGCTACGCCAAAAGATGTAACGGCTAAAACTACAGCAAAAGCTCCAGGTCAGTTTGTAGAAGCTATATTGCTTCCGGGAGATTACTCTGCAAAAACAGTAGTATTTACATTAGCTTCAGGAACATATACATGGACTTTACCTGCAAATACAACGTTTGATGTAAACAAAAAATATACTTTTGACATTACATTACAAACATCATCTACAGGTAATCAGGTAGCAGTAACAGGAGCTGGTACTATCACTGACTGGACGAATGTACCAGGAGGTTCAGTTAATGTAGATAAAGATGGCGGAACAGATCCAGGCACTGGCCCAGGACCTAATCCGGGAACAGGTACTGAACAAACGCTTTTCTTAGAAACGTTTGGTGGCTCAGGTACAATTAGTAATACTCCTATAGCAAGCTTTACAGGTTGGGATAATCAAAATGTAACTTTTACAGATTCATTTGGTACGGCTTCAGTTCGTAGCGCAGGTACAGTTGCTCAAGCTCATAATATTTGGTTTCCTGCTGCAAACGGGACTACTGTAACAGGAGCTGCTTTGAAAATTGATGGAATTAATACAAATGGAGCTACCAAATTAAAATTAACGTTTGATATGTTATCTAATGTAACAGGAGCAGGAAAAACATTTGATTTGAACGCAATGACATTTAAGTATAATGGAATTACTTATACAATACCGAGTACAATTTCTACTGATAATAAAACATATTATCCAATAACAATAGATTTAAGTTCTGCTACGGCAAGTGCAACAGGAACATTAGAATTCATTACAGGATCTACTAATACTGTTGGAATGCGTGTTCTTAATATCAAATTAGTAGGTACAAAATAA
- a CDS encoding DNA/RNA non-specific endonuclease — MGSLFSDFKKLMKIGWLCMLGGLVLSLNSCSKEYEAVSNNGNTEKGVYFSSSIAGGYNTKAQGTQWSQNDSIGIFMFKNGSTLNESSIINNGFNKSFITSGNGNFSPKKATDRLEFTTGVKADFVAYYPYRNTSGLTLNLDVSDQKDQQFLDFMYAKNTSGSEAGQGPVKLAFDRQMAKLELKIKGTNLNGLKAVFTAMPASAVFNLATGELQPKTDVKDIPAKVSLNASNETIVEWTLFPGAVSTQQKIVFTKADGSTYTWQLAANTTFQKSYRYQYDVTLGKDGVDPVPTVKYMEQPVITAGENIQYNLKMFSPGRRNFSMLYDTNYKLAYWVAYPLSSSYLGSAPRTDAWGYDPSINPIYQANLSRGYPGNGLDRGHQMPSADRTASKAENATTFYYTNMTPQNSTLNQGIWANLEGKIRVWSAQTDTLYVVTGAMVTTKTDKNVDYVMDNSNKQVAKPKYYYKVLAMKQGGSYYTIGFRMDNAAPASSDYMQYTTTVSALEEETGFTFFPALSKDVKGTINTQIWRK; from the coding sequence ATGGGTAGTTTATTTAGTGATTTTAAAAAGCTGATGAAAATAGGATGGCTTTGTATGCTGGGAGGTTTAGTATTATCTCTGAATTCCTGTAGTAAGGAATATGAAGCTGTTTCTAATAATGGTAATACAGAAAAAGGTGTTTATTTTTCGAGCTCGATAGCAGGAGGATATAATACGAAAGCTCAGGGTACACAATGGAGTCAGAACGATTCTATTGGTATTTTTATGTTTAAAAACGGAAGTACACTAAATGAATCCTCTATTATAAATAATGGATTTAATAAATCATTTATTACATCGGGTAATGGAAACTTCTCTCCAAAGAAAGCGACAGACCGTTTGGAATTTACAACAGGAGTAAAAGCTGATTTTGTAGCATATTATCCTTACAGAAATACAAGTGGATTAACACTGAACCTTGATGTTTCCGATCAGAAAGACCAACAGTTTCTCGACTTTATGTATGCTAAAAATACATCCGGTTCCGAAGCTGGTCAGGGACCTGTGAAGTTGGCATTTGACAGACAAATGGCAAAACTTGAACTTAAAATAAAAGGAACTAACCTTAATGGATTAAAAGCTGTTTTTACAGCAATGCCCGCTTCAGCGGTTTTTAACCTTGCAACAGGGGAGTTACAGCCTAAAACTGATGTAAAAGATATCCCTGCAAAAGTTTCTCTGAATGCCTCTAATGAGACTATTGTTGAATGGACTTTATTCCCTGGCGCAGTAAGTACACAACAAAAAATAGTATTTACTAAAGCAGACGGATCAACATATACATGGCAGCTTGCTGCGAATACCACATTCCAGAAAAGTTACCGCTATCAGTATGATGTAACTTTAGGAAAAGACGGAGTAGATCCTGTTCCTACAGTAAAATATATGGAACAGCCCGTTATTACTGCAGGAGAAAATATACAATACAATCTGAAAATGTTCTCACCGGGTAGAAGAAACTTTTCAATGTTATATGATACTAATTATAAACTGGCATATTGGGTTGCTTATCCATTGAGCAGTAGTTATTTAGGATCTGCTCCAAGAACAGATGCATGGGGGTATGACCCGTCTATTAATCCTATTTATCAGGCAAACTTATCTAGAGGATATCCTGGTAATGGATTAGACCGTGGGCATCAAATGCCAAGTGCTGACCGTACAGCGAGTAAAGCTGAAAATGCAACAACTTTTTATTACACAAACATGACTCCGCAAAACAGTACCTTAAACCAAGGGATCTGGGCAAATCTTGAAGGAAAGATTAGAGTATGGTCTGCACAGACCGACACACTATATGTTGTAACAGGAGCTATGGTTACAACAAAGACGGATAAAAACGTTGACTACGTAATGGATAATAGTAATAAACAGGTTGCAAAGCCTAAATATTACTATAAAGTACTGGCCATGAAGCAAGGGGGGAGCTATTATACCATAGGCTTCAGAATGGATAATGCAGCACCGGCTAGTTCAGATTACATGCAGTACACAACAACCGTTAGTGCATTGGAGGAAGAAACTGGATTTACCTTCTTCCCGGCGCTAAGTAAGGATGTTAAAGGAACGATAAATACACAGATCTGGCGTAAATAA